In the genome of Acidimicrobiia bacterium, one region contains:
- a CDS encoding ABC transporter substrate-binding protein, protein MATSLRARRRSTIGIGGAALVVALALVASACSSSGSSANGTNGNNPATTPTTSGTAVKGGSVVWALPAETSAGYCLAEAQLAISGEQVARAIYDTLTVPNSKDEYVGMLAESVTPNATNTQWTIKLRPNIKFSDGTALDATVVKNNLDAYRGAYPNRAPLLFKFVFGAYVKSTTVVDPMTVQVDTVPWTAFPAYLYGAARVGMMGQAQLDDKNNCAKHLVGTGPFIEKSWKVNDAFIATRNPNYWRKDANGVQLPYLDQITFKPIVDSSTMLNGIQSGNISLALDDGAINIVQYRSLAASHKIQLTESQKYPELAYTLFNVTKPPFDNINARLAFAYAVNAPQENKLRNKDVSPLAQGPFGPGVMGYLKDSGLPQYNPTKAKQYVAMYKQQTGKDLSFTYLSPGTDPEGLKTIDLIKTYLSQVGIKMGVQSVDESQGINDVIGKQFQATAWRNHAGFDPDTEWVWWHCDSPAGQPCDNLVNFNGFNDAVINKALEDGRSATDVAQRTKDYEDVNREFAKQVYDAWGWYSDWTVPAQNNVHGIGNLPLPNGDQPFPGFTSGIDPAGVWLSK, encoded by the coding sequence GTGGCCACATCGCTTCGCGCGCGCCGACGCTCGACGATCGGGATCGGCGGCGCCGCGCTCGTCGTCGCGCTCGCGCTCGTCGCATCCGCGTGTTCCAGCAGCGGCAGCAGCGCCAACGGCACCAACGGCAACAACCCGGCGACGACGCCGACCACGTCGGGCACGGCGGTCAAAGGCGGCTCGGTCGTCTGGGCGCTCCCTGCCGAGACGAGCGCCGGCTACTGCCTGGCCGAGGCGCAGCTCGCGATCTCCGGTGAGCAGGTGGCCCGCGCCATCTACGACACGCTGACGGTGCCGAACTCGAAGGACGAGTACGTCGGCATGCTCGCGGAGTCGGTCACGCCGAACGCGACGAACACGCAGTGGACGATCAAGCTGCGTCCGAACATCAAGTTCTCCGACGGCACCGCGCTCGACGCGACCGTCGTGAAGAACAACCTCGACGCCTACCGCGGCGCGTACCCGAACCGGGCACCGTTGCTCTTCAAGTTCGTGTTCGGCGCCTACGTCAAGAGCACGACGGTCGTCGACCCGATGACCGTGCAGGTCGACACGGTGCCGTGGACCGCGTTCCCCGCATACCTCTACGGCGCGGCTCGCGTCGGCATGATGGGACAGGCGCAGCTCGACGACAAGAACAACTGTGCCAAGCACCTCGTCGGCACCGGGCCGTTCATCGAGAAGAGCTGGAAGGTGAACGACGCGTTCATCGCGACGCGCAACCCGAACTACTGGCGCAAGGACGCGAACGGCGTGCAGCTGCCGTACCTCGACCAGATCACGTTCAAGCCGATCGTCGACAGCTCGACGATGCTGAACGGGATCCAGTCGGGCAACATCAGCCTTGCTCTGGACGACGGCGCGATCAACATCGTGCAGTACCGCTCGCTGGCCGCATCGCACAAGATCCAGCTCACCGAGTCGCAGAAGTACCCGGAGCTCGCGTACACGTTGTTCAACGTGACGAAGCCACCGTTCGACAACATCAACGCGCGGCTCGCGTTCGCGTACGCGGTGAACGCGCCGCAGGAGAACAAGCTCCGGAACAAGGATGTGAGCCCGCTCGCGCAGGGTCCGTTCGGTCCGGGTGTGATGGGCTACCTCAAGGACTCGGGCCTGCCGCAGTACAACCCGACGAAGGCGAAGCAATACGTCGCCATGTACAAGCAGCAGACGGGCAAGGACCTCTCCTTCACGTACCTGTCCCCGGGCACCGACCCCGAAGGCTTGAAGACGATCGACCTCATCAAGACCTACCTCTCGCAGGTCGGGATCAAGATGGGTGTGCAGTCGGTCGACGAGTCGCAGGGCATCAACGACGTCATCGGCAAGCAGTTCCAGGCGACGGCGTGGCGCAACCACGCCGGGTTCGACCCCGACACCGAGTGGGTGTGGTGGCACTGCGACTCGCCCGCCGGACAGCCGTGCGACAACCTCGTGAACTTCAACGGGTTCAACGACGCGGTGATCAACAAGGCGCTCGAGGACGGCCGCAGCGCGACGGACGTCGCGCAGCGGACGAAGGACTACGAGGACGTCAACCGCGAGTTCGCGAAGCAGGTCTACGACGCGTGGGGTTGGTACTCCGACTGGACCGTTCCCGCGCAGAACAACGTCCACGGCATCGGCAACCTGCCGCTTCCCAACGGCGACCAGCCGTTCCCGGGCTTCACGAGCGGCATCGACCCGGCCGGCGTCTGGCTGTCGAAGTGA
- a CDS encoding acetyl-CoA synthetase: MNAVDPRTPCIIGVGSRTWHPDDVGEAGAPEPLAMWVDVARAAATDSRGRDVLNAVDSVNVVYCQTTQYDDPPARLAETLGISPRHRYYSGIGGTTTQQLVSTAAEAILKNERDVVLIASAEALATQRKAKQKGERIAYSFRPAEKRPYPWEAPMHPAEIAHEVFQAWLTFAVFDNARRAHRAEPLDLYRREIGEMMAPLTEIAARNPDAWFPIERTADELVTPSAGNRMVGYPYTKYMVAIMDIDMAAALIVTSHERADALGVPADLRVYLRGWCYATDPVYVAEHREMWRSPAMAAAASAAAQQANVAIDDLAHFDLYSCFGSSLNFARDALGLEPDDARPLSVTGGLPYHGGPGSGYMTHSIAQMARVLRGDPGALGMVSGVGMTMTKHVFGVYSTTPAAVTPPDQMSVQAALDEVDQAVIADTWDGDATVAAYSVVHGRDGGPEWALLVCDVESDGSCRTYARSSDAELMACAESEELVGQRVQLESTALDLPTGPGHRNLATLAR, encoded by the coding sequence ATGAACGCGGTCGATCCGCGCACACCCTGCATCATCGGCGTCGGCAGTCGCACCTGGCACCCGGACGACGTTGGCGAAGCCGGTGCACCCGAGCCGCTCGCCATGTGGGTCGACGTCGCGCGCGCGGCCGCAACCGATTCGCGAGGCCGCGACGTCCTGAACGCGGTCGACAGTGTCAACGTCGTCTACTGCCAGACCACGCAGTACGACGACCCGCCCGCGCGCCTTGCCGAGACGCTCGGCATCTCGCCCCGCCACCGGTATTACTCGGGGATCGGTGGCACCACGACACAGCAGCTCGTGTCGACGGCGGCCGAAGCGATCCTGAAGAACGAGCGCGACGTCGTCCTCATCGCGAGCGCGGAAGCGCTCGCCACGCAACGCAAGGCGAAGCAGAAGGGCGAGCGCATCGCCTATTCGTTCCGGCCCGCCGAGAAGCGGCCGTATCCGTGGGAAGCGCCGATGCACCCGGCCGAGATCGCGCACGAGGTGTTCCAGGCCTGGCTCACGTTCGCCGTGTTCGACAACGCGCGCCGCGCCCACCGCGCAGAACCACTCGACCTCTACCGACGTGAGATCGGCGAGATGATGGCGCCGCTGACGGAGATCGCGGCGCGCAATCCGGACGCGTGGTTTCCGATCGAGCGGACCGCCGACGAGCTCGTCACGCCGTCGGCCGGCAACCGCATGGTCGGCTACCCGTACACGAAGTACATGGTCGCGATCATGGACATCGACATGGCGGCCGCGTTGATCGTGACGAGTCACGAGCGCGCCGACGCGCTCGGTGTCCCCGCCGACCTACGGGTCTACCTGCGGGGATGGTGCTACGCGACCGATCCCGTCTACGTCGCCGAGCATCGCGAGATGTGGCGATCGCCGGCGATGGCGGCGGCTGCGAGCGCGGCCGCGCAACAGGCGAACGTCGCGATCGACGATCTCGCGCACTTCGATCTCTACAGCTGCTTCGGCAGCAGCCTGAACTTTGCTCGCGACGCTCTCGGACTCGAGCCCGACGACGCGCGACCTCTGAGCGTCACCGGCGGGCTGCCGTATCACGGCGGTCCGGGCAGCGGGTACATGACCCACTCGATCGCGCAGATGGCGCGCGTGTTGCGCGGTGATCCGGGTGCGTTGGGCATGGTCAGCGGCGTCGGCATGACGATGACGAAGCACGTCTTCGGCGTGTACTCGACGACTCCTGCGGCCGTGACGCCCCCCGATCAGATGAGCGTGCAAGCGGCGCTCGACGAGGTGGATCAAGCGGTCATCGCGGACACGTGGGACGGCGACGCGACCGTCGCCGCGTATTCCGTCGTGCACGGGCGTGACGGCGGGCCCGAGTGGGCGCTGCTCGTGTGTGACGTCGAATCCGACGGTTCGTGCCGCACCTACGCGCGGTCGAGCGATGCCGAGTTGATGGCGTGCGCGGAGTCCGAGGAGCTCGTCGGACAACGGGTCCAGCTCGAGTCGACGGCGCTCGATCTGCCGACCGGGCCCGGTCACCGCAACCTCGCGACGCTCGCGCGCTGA
- a CDS encoding enoyl-CoA hydratase-related protein, producing the protein MAIHYERNDSHVVLITIDRPEARNSCDMEHFKLLREAWERFDQDDDAWVAIITGVDDAFFTGADLKKYVPEITKLQKQIAEEGLTEINGYRLDDGTRAVLRNWPLYKPVVAAVNGFCTAGGMEMLGGVDIRVACPEAKFAVMEPKRGLFAGGGTTVRLPRQVPWAQAMEFLLCADLVDAQRAYDMGLLNAIVPREQLLDKAYEFANRMTANAPLAVKATKQSALQGLYHDEDTTKQLRGAVRKLREALLTIEPGNAETATTAIANSAVILESLGKELRTAFEKESRLSSAIFQTEDAREGPKAFAEKRKPNWQGR; encoded by the coding sequence ATGGCGATTCACTACGAGCGCAACGACTCGCATGTCGTGCTCATCACGATCGACCGGCCCGAAGCACGCAACTCCTGCGACATGGAGCACTTCAAGCTCCTGCGCGAAGCCTGGGAGCGATTCGATCAGGACGACGACGCGTGGGTTGCGATCATCACGGGCGTCGACGACGCGTTCTTCACCGGCGCGGACCTCAAGAAGTACGTCCCCGAGATCACGAAGCTCCAGAAGCAGATCGCGGAAGAAGGCCTGACCGAGATCAACGGCTATCGCCTCGACGACGGCACTCGCGCCGTGCTCCGCAACTGGCCGCTCTACAAGCCCGTCGTCGCTGCGGTCAACGGCTTCTGCACCGCCGGCGGCATGGAGATGCTCGGCGGTGTCGACATCCGGGTCGCGTGCCCCGAAGCGAAGTTCGCGGTCATGGAACCGAAGCGCGGCTTGTTCGCGGGCGGCGGAACGACGGTCCGACTGCCGCGCCAAGTGCCGTGGGCGCAGGCGATGGAGTTCCTGCTCTGTGCGGATCTCGTCGACGCGCAACGCGCCTACGACATGGGCCTCCTGAACGCGATCGTCCCGAGAGAGCAGCTGCTCGACAAGGCGTACGAGTTCGCGAACCGCATGACCGCGAACGCGCCGCTCGCGGTGAAGGCGACGAAGCAGAGCGCGCTGCAGGGCCTGTACCACGACGAGGACACGACGAAGCAACTGCGTGGCGCGGTGCGCAAGCTGCGGGAAGCGCTGCTGACGATCGAGCCTGGCAACGCCGAGACGGCGACGACCGCGATCGCGAACAGCGCGGTCATCCTCGAGTCGCTCGGCAAGGAGCTGCGCACCGCATTCGAGAAGGAGAGCCGGCTCTCGAGCGCGATCTTCCAGACGGAGGACGCGCGGGAAGGGCCCAAGGCGTTCGCCGAGAAACGAAAGCCCAACTGGCAGGGTCGATGA
- a CDS encoding type IV toxin-antitoxin system AbiEi family antitoxin domain-containing protein has product MKRRMADGAIARVAALQHGLFTRADAHSVGLTDRQLRLRVAQGRIERLSRHAFRIAGHPTTWRQRLLAACLAAGPGAAASHRSAAALHRFDDFAPGVVEITVPQGRRDFRMDGVIVHSSAYWGDIDVCEVDGIPVSTPERTLCTLAAVTDEARVEHALDGAERDGTVRREDVAEAHADVRERGRNGVAALGRLLEKRADLLATPHSVLERRFLRVLEEHNLPRPECQVPVRRPDGRMAYLDSGYPDLRLFFELDGNVAHATPAQRSADNVRANALGLRDIRIVRFTYEQVVHQPEMVATTVRAHLRERRRAA; this is encoded by the coding sequence ATGAAGCGACGAATGGCCGACGGCGCGATCGCACGCGTCGCCGCACTGCAACACGGCCTCTTCACGCGCGCCGACGCCCACTCGGTGGGCCTCACTGACCGGCAGCTTCGACTGCGCGTCGCGCAGGGTCGGATCGAGCGACTCTCACGGCACGCGTTTCGGATCGCCGGACACCCGACCACCTGGCGACAGCGGCTACTCGCCGCCTGTCTCGCCGCCGGCCCCGGCGCGGCCGCTTCCCATCGAAGCGCCGCCGCACTCCACCGCTTCGACGACTTCGCGCCGGGCGTCGTCGAGATCACCGTGCCGCAAGGTCGACGCGACTTCCGCATGGACGGTGTCATCGTGCACAGCTCCGCGTACTGGGGCGATATCGACGTGTGCGAGGTCGACGGCATCCCCGTTTCGACTCCGGAACGCACGCTCTGCACGCTCGCGGCGGTGACCGACGAGGCGCGCGTCGAACACGCGCTCGACGGTGCGGAACGCGACGGCACCGTCAGGCGAGAGGACGTCGCCGAAGCGCATGCCGACGTTCGCGAGCGGGGCCGCAATGGCGTCGCTGCGCTCGGACGATTGCTCGAGAAGCGCGCCGACCTGTTGGCAACGCCGCACAGCGTGCTCGAACGACGGTTCCTGCGCGTGCTCGAGGAGCACAACCTTCCGCGGCCCGAGTGCCAGGTTCCGGTGCGACGGCCCGACGGCCGGATGGCGTATCTCGACTCCGGCTATCCCGATCTGCGTCTCTTCTTCGAGCTCGACGGCAACGTCGCGCACGCGACGCCGGCACAGCGATCCGCCGACAACGTGCGCGCCAACGCGCTCGGCTTGCGCGACATTCGCATCGTGCGGTTCACGTATGAGCAGGTCGTCCACCAGCCCGAGATGGTCGCGACAACGGTGCGCGCACACCTTCGCGAGCGGCGACGGGCGGCGTGA
- a CDS encoding NAD(P)-dependent oxidoreductase, with product MTDRPKALVTAPFRGEGLDTLQGLADVVLDPWIDQPTLRLYKAEQLAERVRQEGATILIVESDSVKGPVFDCDLTVIGSCRGDPNNVDIEGATKAGIPVLRAPGRNADAVAEMTVALLFATNRFIVAADRDVRAEQVYAGGKIPYQRFRAWQLAGRTAGVVGLGAVGRATKWRLEGLGMKVIAYDPYNSEATHSLDDLLAESDVVSMHAMVTPETTGLIGAAQFAKMKPGSIYVNSARAALHDTDALVASLQSGHLGGAGLDHFVGEHLPKDHPLCSMDNVVLTPHIGGATYDTEANHSKLIADDVRRILAGEKPVNCVNPEVLA from the coding sequence GTGACCGATCGACCGAAAGCGCTGGTGACGGCGCCGTTCCGCGGCGAAGGACTCGACACGCTTCAGGGTCTCGCCGACGTCGTGCTCGATCCTTGGATCGACCAGCCGACGCTCCGTTTGTACAAAGCCGAGCAGCTCGCGGAACGGGTGCGGCAGGAGGGCGCGACGATCCTGATCGTCGAGTCCGACTCCGTGAAGGGACCCGTCTTCGACTGCGACCTCACGGTCATCGGCTCCTGCCGCGGCGACCCGAACAACGTCGACATCGAAGGCGCGACGAAGGCCGGGATCCCCGTCCTGCGCGCGCCCGGACGCAACGCCGACGCCGTCGCGGAGATGACCGTCGCACTCCTCTTCGCGACCAACCGCTTCATCGTCGCCGCGGACCGCGACGTCAGAGCCGAGCAGGTGTACGCGGGCGGCAAGATCCCCTACCAGCGCTTCCGCGCCTGGCAACTCGCCGGGCGCACCGCCGGCGTCGTCGGACTCGGCGCGGTCGGGCGCGCGACGAAGTGGCGCCTCGAAGGCCTCGGCATGAAGGTCATCGCCTACGACCCGTACAACTCCGAAGCGACGCACTCGCTCGACGACCTGCTCGCGGAGTCGGACGTGGTGTCGATGCACGCGATGGTGACGCCCGAGACGACGGGTCTGATCGGCGCCGCGCAGTTCGCGAAGATGAAGCCCGGCTCGATCTACGTCAACTCGGCGCGCGCCGCGCTGCACGACACCGACGCGCTCGTCGCGTCGTTGCAGTCGGGTCATCTCGGCGGCGCCGGTCTCGACCACTTCGTCGGGGAGCACCTGCCGAAGGATCACCCGCTCTGCTCGATGGACAACGTCGTGCTGACACCGCACATCGGCGGCGCGACCTACGACACCGAGGCGAACCACTCGAAGCTCATCGCCGACGACGTGCGACGCATCCTCGCCGGCGAGAAGCCCGTCAACTGCGTCAACCCGGAGGTGCTCGCCTGA
- a CDS encoding class II aldolase/adducin family protein, which translates to MATKLTAQETKEMLLATAKEMIAKGLVEGTAGNLSARLPDGNAVLTPSSLAYETMTLDDLVVCDLDGNVLEGTRNPTTEKALHLGCLRKHEDINAVIHSHAMHCTMFAVTHQPIPCVIEEFDVYVGGDVPVANYKVTGSDDLGEEVSNWVADRAAVLMANHGLLTVGKDPQDALKIAMLVERTARIIWGAKFIGELVPLPDSTMKKFAPIYKFLRSQG; encoded by the coding sequence ATGGCGACGAAGCTCACGGCCCAGGAGACGAAGGAAATGCTCCTGGCGACCGCGAAGGAGATGATCGCCAAGGGTCTCGTGGAGGGCACGGCCGGCAATTTGTCGGCACGTTTGCCCGACGGAAACGCAGTACTCACGCCGTCGTCGCTCGCGTACGAGACGATGACGCTCGACGACCTCGTCGTGTGCGACCTCGACGGCAACGTCCTCGAAGGCACGCGCAACCCGACGACCGAGAAGGCGTTGCATCTCGGGTGCCTGCGGAAGCACGAGGACATCAACGCCGTCATTCATTCGCACGCGATGCACTGCACGATGTTCGCGGTCACGCACCAACCGATCCCGTGTGTGATCGAGGAGTTCGACGTGTACGTCGGCGGTGACGTGCCGGTCGCGAACTACAAGGTCACCGGCTCGGACGACCTCGGTGAAGAGGTCTCGAACTGGGTCGCCGACCGCGCCGCGGTGTTGATGGCGAACCACGGGCTTCTGACCGTCGGCAAGGACCCGCAGGACGCGCTGAAGATCGCGATGCTGGTCGAGCGCACGGCGCGGATCATCTGGGGAGCCAAGTTCATCGGCGAGCTCGTGCCGTTGCCGGATTCGACGATGAAGAAGTTCGCACCGATCTACAAGTTCCTCCGCTCCCAGGGCTGA
- a CDS encoding O-methyltransferase → MSPKSFFLSPEIHEYLLDHGQRPDTIQQSLIEATASLGAVSGMQIAPEQGAFMTMLTQLVGARSAVEVGTFTGYSALCIARGLVRGGRLLCCDVSEEWTSIGRAHWERAGVADRIDLVIAPAVDTLSKLPEEETIDIAFIDADKPNYPAYFEQLVRRLRPNGLLMVDNVLWSGRVVDDSDQSDNAVAIRAFNDLVASDPRVDAVMLPVSDGLTLLRKRSAN, encoded by the coding sequence CCTGCTCGATCACGGGCAACGGCCAGACACGATTCAGCAGTCGCTGATCGAGGCGACCGCGTCGTTGGGAGCGGTGTCGGGGATGCAGATCGCGCCCGAGCAGGGCGCGTTCATGACGATGCTCACGCAGTTGGTGGGGGCGCGTTCGGCCGTCGAGGTCGGGACGTTCACCGGCTACTCCGCGCTGTGCATCGCGCGCGGGTTGGTCCGGGGCGGCCGGTTGTTGTGTTGCGACGTGAGCGAGGAGTGGACGTCGATCGGGCGCGCGCATTGGGAACGCGCGGGTGTCGCGGACCGGATCGATCTCGTGATCGCGCCCGCGGTCGACACGTTGTCGAAGTTGCCGGAAGAGGAGACGATCGACATCGCGTTCATCGACGCCGACAAGCCGAACTACCCGGCCTACTTCGAACAGCTGGTTCGGAGGCTGCGGCCGAACGGGTTGTTGATGGTCGACAACGTGTTGTGGAGCGGGCGCGTCGTCGACGACTCGGATCAGAGCGACAACGCGGTCGCGATCCGCGCGTTCAACGATCTGGTCGCGAGCGATCCCCGCGTCGACGCCGTCATGCTCCCCGTCTCCGACGGCCTCACCCTCCTCCGCAAGCGGTCTGCGAACTGA